A window of Diabrotica virgifera virgifera chromosome 9, PGI_DIABVI_V3a contains these coding sequences:
- the LOC126891554 gene encoding 52 kDa repressor of the inhibitor of the protein kinase-like has protein sequence MKRLQQTSIDSFIGTVNKKSKSSVINESSIPESTSNDPPSAPACSSTFNIDTPKLAEPEAELESSLKKNDYSLLDIGNFIDKLYEYIVEALEVLQEKPNRETSVQALQLSSTIMNSEFIITLLTLNNLFSFTVNLTKNLQKINVDLVACVEYVDLLVQSIQSSRDTCDRSFNNIYKEAEKLVLNIGGQIAKPRTVSRQTQRGNIPAEDAEQYYLRNLYIPFIDHILVELKDRFSEHHKFISHLQLLIPEKCVIAKAKLETFKQICELYDKHFCSFSAEFHVWQNKWINANCNNDNLPRTAIEAFLNADGSFFPNIKDLLQILATLPCSTATPERTFSTLRRLKSWLRNSTLNERLNGLALMSVHRDIRISSENVIERFCLKNRNIPL, from the exons ATGAAGCGACTTCAGCAGACTTCTATTGACAGTTTTATCGGGACCGTCAACAAAAAAAGTAAGTCAAGTGTTATCAATGAAAGTAGTATTCCAGAATCAACAAGTAATGATCCACCTTCAGCACCAGCTTGTAGTTCGACCTTTAACATTGATACACCTAAATTGGCTGAACCTGAGGCTGAGCTTGAGTCTTCGTTAAAGAAAAACGATTATAGTTTACTGGATATTGGAAATTTTATAGACA AGCTCTATGAATACATAGTTGAAGCTCTTGAGGTTCTTCAAGAGAAACCTAACAGAGAGACTTCAGTTCAGGCTTTACAACTATCTTCCACTATTATGAATTCAGAATTTATTATCACTCTTTTAACACTGAATAACTTATTCTCTTTTACCGTAAACTTAACAAAAAATCTTCAGAAAATTAATGTAGATTTGGTAGCGTGTGTTGAATACGTCGATTTATTAGTACAGTCGATCCAGTCATCTAGAGACACTTGCGACAgatcttttaataatatttataaagaagcagaaaagcttgttttgaatatTGGTGGCCAGATTGCAAAACCAAGAACTGTAAGTCGTCAAACTCAGCGTGGAAACATTCCGGCTGAAGATGCTGAGCAATACTATCTTAGAAATCTGTATATTCCATTTATCGATcacattttagttgaactaaaAGATCGTTTTTCTGAACATCACAAATTCATTTCCCACTTGCAGTTACTTATACCAGAAAAATGTGTAATCGCTAAAGCTAAACTCGaaacttttaaacaaatttgtgaATTATATGACAAACATTTTTGTTCATTCTCGGCAGAATTTCATGTGTGGCAGAACAAGTGGATTAATGCCAATTGTAATAATGATAATCTCCCGAGAACTGCCATTGAGGCTTTTCTTAATGCAGATGGCTCGTTTTTCCCCAATATTAAGGACCTACTACAAATACTGGCAACTTTGCCTTGCTCTACGGCAACTCCAGAAAGGACATTTTCAACGCTAAGACGTTTAAAATCTTGGTTAAGAAATTCCACCCTTAATGAAAGATTAAACGGATTAGCACTAATGTCGGTACATAGAGATATTCGAATAAGTTCTGAAAACGTAATAGAAAGATTTTGTCTTAAAAACCGCAACATACctttataa